One segment of Brassica napus cultivar Da-Ae chromosome C3, Da-Ae, whole genome shotgun sequence DNA contains the following:
- the LOC106386933 gene encoding zinc finger protein ZPR1, which translates to MDNGEEQQIDVGSVVEAVSADHSFGAPLYVVESMCMRCGENGTSRFLLTLIPHFRKVLISAFECPHCGERNNEVQFAGKIQTRGCCYHLEVLAGDAKIFDRQVVKSESATIKIPELDFEIPPEAQRGSLSTVEGILARAADELSALQEERKKVDPKTAEAIDQFLYKLRACAKAETPFTFVLDDPAGNSFVENPHAPSPDPSLTIKFYDRTPEQQATLGYLADPSQAGHSEGSLATPSGETGSIPHGTIGATAGHRAIAQSNSTDISDNLFSYSAPEEVMTFPSTCGACMKQCETRMFVTKIPYFQEVIVMASTCEDCGYRNSELKPGGAIPEKGKKITLSVKDITDLSRDVIKSDTAGVKIPELDLELAGGTLGGMVTTVEGLVTQIRESLARVHGFTFGDSLDESKKNKWREFGSRLTKLLSLEQPWTLILDDELANSFISPVTDDIKDDHQLTYEEFERSWEQNEELGLNDIDTSSADAAYGSTETTKLP; encoded by the exons ATGGACAACGGAGAAGAACAGCAAATCGATGTTGGATCGGTGGTTGAAGCTGTTTCCGCCGATCACTCCTTTGGTGCTCCCCTCTATGTGGTTGAGAGCATGTGCATGCGCTGCGGTGAAaat GGAACAAGCAGGTTTCTGTTGACCTTGATCCCTCACTTCAGAAAG GTCTTAATATCTGCATTTGAGTGTCCCCATTGCGGAGAAAG GAATAATGAAGTTCAGTTTGCGGGAAAGATTCAAACCCGAGGTTGCTGTTACCATCTAGAGGTTCTAGCCGGCGATGCCAAG ATATTTGACCGGCAAGTTGTGAAATCTGAATCAGCCACTATTAAG ATTCCTGAACTGGATTTTGAGATTCCACCAGAGGCCCAACGTGGAAGTTTGTCTACT GTGGAAGGAATATTAGCACGAGCTGCGGATGAACTGAGTGCCCTTCAAGAAGAACGCAAG AAAGTGGATCCTAAAACAGCTGAAGCAATAGACCAATTCTTGTACAAACTGAGAGCTTGTGCTAAAGCAGAGACACCCTTCACCTTCGTTTTGGACGATCCTGCTGGAAACAGTTTCGTCGAGAATCC GCATGCTCCATCACCAGATCCTTCTTTAACCATTAAGTTCTATGATCGAACACCAGAGCAACAAGCAACACTTGGATATCTTGCTGATCCATCGCAAGCTGGACATTCAGAAGGAAGCCTTGCCACACCTTCTGGTGAAACGGGTTCTATACCTCATGGAACGATTGGAGCAACAGCTGGTCATCGAGCTATCGCTCAGAGTAATAGCACTGATATTTCTGATAACTTGTTTAGTTACTCTGCCCCTGAAGAG GTGATGACTTTCCCTTCAACCTGCGGAGCATGTATGAAGCAGTGTGAGACACGGATGTTCGTGACTA AAATCCCGTACTTTCAGGAGGTTATAGTCATGGCATCCACATGTGAGGATTGTGGCTATCGCAATTCTGAG TTGAAGCCTGGTGGTGCTATTCCTGAGAAGGGAAAGAAAATTACTCTCTCTGTGAAGGACATCACTGACCTTAGCCGAGATGTTATCAAG TCAGACACAGCAGGAGTGAAAATCCCAGAACTTGATCTGGAGCTAGCTGGTGGTACACTTGGTGGAATGGTAACAACAGTGGAAGGGTTGGTCACACAGATCAGAGAAA GTCTAGCGAGAGTTCACGGATTCACTTTTGGTGACAGTCTAGATGAGAGTAAGAAGAACAAGTGGAGAGAATTTGGCTCCAGGCTAACTAAG CTCTTAAGCTTAGAACAGCCATGGACTTTGATTCTTGATGATGAATTAGCAAATTCCTTTATTTCACCAGTAACTGATGATATCAAAGATGATCATCAACTCACAT ATGAAGAGTTCGAGAGGTCATGGGAGCAAAACGAGGAGCTGGGTCTCAACGACATAGATACTTCTTCAGCCGATGCTGCTTATGGATCTACAGAGACCACTAAATTACCTTAG